From a single Pseudobutyrivibrio xylanivorans genomic region:
- a CDS encoding RpiB/LacA/LacB family sugar-phosphate isomerase, with the protein MKIAMANDHAGTEMKNEIKAYLESNGYEVVDFGTYDGESCDLSDFVYPAALAVAKGECERGIFCDGVGYGSALIANKINGCYAAVCQDPLCATLARQHTDSNILCLGAKIIGGLMAMEVVKTWLNTAPLMEEKYRRRVQKVCDINDKHCVPVK; encoded by the coding sequence ATGAAGATAGCAATGGCAAATGATCATGCTGGAACAGAAATGAAGAATGAGATAAAGGCTTATCTTGAAAGTAATGGCTATGAGGTTGTAGATTTCGGAACCTATGATGGAGAAAGCTGTGACCTTTCAGATTTTGTTTATCCTGCAGCTCTTGCGGTAGCAAAGGGCGAATGTGAACGTGGAATCTTCTGTGATGGAGTTGGCTATGGCAGCGCCCTTATTGCAAATAAGATTAATGGCTGCTATGCAGCGGTTTGCCAGGACCCACTGTGCGCTACTCTTGCAAGACAGCATACAGATTCTAATATCCTTTGCCTTGGCGCAAAGATTATTGGCGGTCTTATGGCTATGGAGGTTGTGAAGACCTGGCTCAATACAGCCCCTCTTATGGAAGAGAAGTATCGCCGCCGTGTGCAGAAGGTATGCGATATCAATGACAAGCACTGCGTGCCTGTGAAATAG
- a CDS encoding phenylpyruvate tautomerase MIF-related protein — MPFIDSKITVPVTAELKEELKTELGKLITTLNKTETYLMVGIDDAYDLWLGGKKLEKGAYVSVSLYGNAPAASYDKLTGQICDLFEEKLGIPGSAVYVTYHPVSDWGWNGSNF, encoded by the coding sequence ATGCCATTTATTGATTCAAAGATTACAGTACCAGTTACAGCTGAGCTGAAGGAAGAACTCAAGACTGAGCTTGGAAAGTTAATAACAACTCTTAACAAGACAGAGACCTACCTTATGGTAGGAATTGATGATGCCTATGATTTGTGGCTAGGTGGAAAGAAGCTTGAGAAGGGAGCTTATGTTTCGGTTAGTTTATATGGAAATGCGCCAGCCGCTTCCTACGATAAGCTGACAGGTCAGATTTGTGATTTGTTTGAAGAAAAGCTTGGAATTCCAGGCAGTGCAGTATATGTTACCTATCACCCTGTAAGTGACTGGGGATGGAATGGAAGTAATTTCTAA
- the msrA gene encoding peptide-methionine (S)-S-oxide reductase MsrA has product MKSYFAGGCFWCVTPIYKIYGVDSVVCGYSGGEEPNPTYEDVKAQRTGHRETIELTYDDNNVSYEKLLEIYLANVDPFDSEGQFIDKGFSYTLAIYYKNESERKLAEQRIAQLEAESGKKVQIALEPFKSFYPAEEEHQDYYLKNPEAFEKEMKESGRI; this is encoded by the coding sequence ATGAAGTCATATTTTGCAGGTGGATGCTTTTGGTGCGTGACACCGATTTATAAAATCTATGGAGTGGATAGTGTGGTTTGTGGATACAGCGGTGGTGAGGAGCCGAATCCTACCTATGAGGATGTAAAAGCTCAGCGAACAGGCCACAGGGAAACAATAGAGCTCACTTATGATGATAATAATGTTTCTTACGAAAAGCTGTTGGAAATCTATTTAGCCAATGTAGACCCATTTGATAGTGAAGGCCAGTTTATTGACAAAGGTTTCTCTTATACGTTGGCAATCTACTATAAGAATGAATCTGAGAGGAAACTGGCTGAACAGCGAATCGCTCAGCTCGAAGCAGAGTCAGGGAAGAAGGTACAGATTGCACTTGAACCATTTAAATCATTCTATCCAGCTGAGGAAGAGCATCAAGACTATTATTTGAAGAATCCGGAAGCTTTTGAAAAAGAAATGAAGGAAAGTGGAAGGATATAA
- a CDS encoding lipocalin-like domain-containing protein, with product MKKFKRVMALALSAAMATSGVQLAGLGDLEAKAATNISRVSVHDPSIFEDNGKFYVFGSHIATASSEDLVNWTQVSTDYQSVDSNTIYGNVKENLKESFKWAGYDDGDCAGGNYAVWAPDVIYNPSYVWEDGTKGAYMLYYSASSTWRRSCIGYMVSKRVDGDYQYGGTVVYSGFTNTGKVNYDGNSKRDTTWTKDYLPFNKLIADGKIDGDASTWKCFNKDGSWNNNYAPNAIDPTLFFDTSGEHLYMVYGSWSGGLFILEIDKETGEAIYPGKDGIEETSGNYVDRYFGVHIAGGNHQSGEGPYIEYDKNTGYYYMYETYGGLTTTGGYNMRLFRSKNVYGPYVDPAGNEAGGSGVDCYKYGAKLIGNYQFYGQPGYRAAGHNSALITEDGKYYNIFHQRFLDPSVGEYHEVRVRQQFLNEDDWLVTAVYENRNEQIQKYSKDDVVGTYEYINHGNSATDGSMLKTENIVLEENGTISGDESGTWTMADAADYTYVTLNIGGAAYKGVFFEQTNDNDAKTMTFTAIGNNNMSVWGSKYEVSDELLVGKVAEQLESLVPSATRESFSLPTSLSGTEISWETDNAGVVTSTGKVFTPGEDTKVTLTATITYGSVTVKKEYTVLVYNGPRIIVGYDFDKVSGSTVSTTSASQISKSAELMGTASVIEDETRGEVLKIENAAGNKQVNYLSLPGDIFKDVDESGYTVSMWVNIGESTWEHSALFEADWVADGATTGTYPMTRIGANLIGRINANNYSDAVPGLNYKSLTGKWQHVTYTVDPNGIKVYLDGNQIVYDKKDISTCFSGRDAAIQNVNHVMVGAGDIWTDEDCRDALFDDIRIYDTALTASEVKSVYDGTFIEKEDDPEEPEPEIEPEPEQKVKPIGEEEPYVEGMTKLYVQLDNAKFYEAANIYATTEDGQEIFGEKPGKEMVHIGNGWYSVNVPEEILNTEENKEEIEAVEAEEKTEVVNTEADVAVDTEDVTEENPAEEAVEAEVTDITDEDVEEKTDESILDTVSDVLETIVDTITDVFAPMEVKAADYKLFADDIKVSINNGADYSIDDARALFTAVRPSAEQLKQGEADEPIPEPEPTDEPKEEPTPAPTPVPTPAVDDKPVIDEPTQKEEPAQESKPQTEKKTNTSQPSSSGSSSSSQQSSQSSQTTQVTQATTADTTAIAETPVPQGTELKTASTTKKSTGTKTKKSTATKSEESEKTEEAEDVIEAETKDLETEKVTTEEPKEEVVEETTPQEDSVEIPDEEVAEAGNQEISNGNGVMIFVIMVAIAAAAAAGVFFVRKRD from the coding sequence ATGAAAAAGTTTAAACGAGTCATGGCACTTGCTTTGTCAGCTGCTATGGCAACCTCAGGTGTGCAGCTGGCTGGATTAGGGGATTTGGAAGCTAAGGCCGCAACAAACATTTCAAGAGTATCAGTGCATGATCCATCTATCTTTGAAGATAATGGAAAATTCTATGTGTTCGGCTCTCATATTGCTACAGCCTCATCAGAGGATTTGGTGAACTGGACGCAGGTGTCTACCGATTATCAAAGTGTGGACAGCAACACCATTTATGGCAATGTGAAGGAGAATCTGAAGGAGTCCTTCAAGTGGGCTGGCTACGACGATGGTGACTGTGCAGGTGGTAACTACGCTGTTTGGGCACCAGATGTAATCTACAACCCATCATATGTGTGGGAGGATGGAACAAAGGGCGCTTACATGCTGTACTACAGCGCATCTTCAACCTGGCGCAGATCCTGCATAGGTTATATGGTTTCAAAGAGAGTTGATGGTGACTATCAGTATGGTGGAACTGTTGTATACTCAGGCTTCACAAACACAGGCAAGGTAAATTATGATGGCAACAGTAAGCGTGATACTACCTGGACAAAGGACTACCTTCCATTCAACAAGCTGATTGCCGATGGAAAGATTGACGGTGATGCATCTACATGGAAGTGCTTCAACAAGGATGGAAGCTGGAACAATAATTATGCGCCAAACGCTATTGATCCAACCCTGTTCTTTGATACAAGTGGCGAGCATCTTTACATGGTTTATGGTTCTTGGTCAGGTGGACTTTTCATTCTTGAAATTGATAAGGAAACTGGCGAGGCTATATATCCTGGTAAGGATGGCATTGAGGAAACCAGCGGAAATTACGTGGATAGATACTTCGGTGTTCACATTGCTGGTGGAAATCATCAGTCAGGCGAGGGCCCATACATTGAGTATGACAAGAACACTGGCTACTATTACATGTATGAAACCTACGGTGGACTTACCACAACAGGCGGATACAATATGAGACTTTTCCGTTCAAAGAATGTGTATGGTCCTTATGTTGATCCAGCTGGAAACGAGGCAGGTGGAAGTGGTGTTGATTGCTACAAGTATGGTGCAAAGCTTATCGGAAACTATCAGTTCTACGGTCAGCCAGGCTATAGAGCTGCAGGTCACAACTCAGCGCTTATCACTGAGGACGGAAAGTACTATAACATTTTCCATCAGAGATTTTTGGACCCATCAGTTGGCGAGTACCATGAAGTTCGAGTTCGTCAGCAGTTCCTTAACGAAGATGACTGGCTGGTTACTGCGGTATATGAAAATAGAAATGAGCAGATTCAGAAGTACAGCAAAGATGATGTGGTTGGAACTTATGAATATATTAACCATGGAAACTCAGCAACAGATGGAAGCATGCTGAAGACAGAGAATATCGTCCTTGAAGAAAATGGCACAATCTCAGGTGATGAGAGTGGTACATGGACAATGGCTGATGCAGCTGATTATACCTATGTGACATTGAACATTGGTGGGGCAGCATATAAGGGTGTTTTCTTTGAGCAGACAAACGACAATGATGCCAAGACAATGACATTTACTGCAATTGGAAATAACAATATGTCAGTTTGGGGCAGTAAGTACGAGGTGTCAGATGAGCTTCTGGTTGGAAAAGTTGCAGAGCAGCTTGAAAGCCTTGTTCCAAGTGCAACCAGAGAAAGCTTTTCGCTTCCAACCTCCCTTTCAGGAACAGAAATTTCTTGGGAGACAGATAATGCAGGCGTAGTTACAAGCACAGGTAAGGTCTTCACTCCTGGCGAGGACACTAAGGTGACATTGACTGCAACTATCACCTATGGCAGCGTGACTGTAAAAAAGGAATATACAGTACTTGTATATAACGGTCCAAGAATTATTGTTGGATATGATTTTGACAAGGTTTCTGGAAGCACAGTATCCACAACAAGCGCATCACAGATTAGCAAGAGCGCAGAGCTTATGGGAACAGCATCAGTAATTGAGGACGAAACCCGTGGTGAAGTGCTCAAGATTGAAAATGCAGCTGGAAACAAACAGGTTAATTATCTTTCACTTCCAGGTGATATTTTCAAGGATGTGGATGAGAGTGGCTACACAGTGAGCATGTGGGTAAATATTGGTGAATCAACCTGGGAGCACAGCGCACTTTTTGAGGCTGACTGGGTTGCTGATGGAGCAACAACTGGTACTTACCCAATGACTCGAATCGGAGCAAATCTTATAGGACGTATAAATGCAAATAATTATTCTGACGCAGTACCAGGTTTGAACTATAAGTCACTTACAGGAAAGTGGCAGCATGTAACCTATACGGTAGATCCTAATGGAATTAAGGTTTACCTTGACGGTAACCAGATTGTCTATGACAAGAAAGATATCAGTACATGTTTTTCAGGCAGAGACGCAGCAATTCAGAATGTTAACCACGTGATGGTTGGTGCAGGTGATATTTGGACTGATGAGGATTGCCGAGATGCACTCTTTGATGATATTCGTATATACGATACAGCTCTTACAGCATCAGAGGTAAAGAGTGTTTACGATGGAACATTTATAGAGAAAGAGGATGATCCAGAGGAGCCTGAACCGGAAATAGAACCAGAGCCAGAGCAGAAGGTGAAGCCAATTGGCGAGGAAGAGCCTTATGTGGAGGGCATGACAAAGCTTTATGTTCAGCTTGATAATGCAAAGTTCTATGAGGCAGCAAATATCTATGCGACAACAGAGGATGGACAGGAAATCTTTGGCGAAAAGCCTGGCAAGGAGATGGTTCACATTGGTAATGGCTGGTATTCAGTGAATGTGCCAGAGGAGATTCTTAATACTGAAGAGAACAAGGAAGAGATAGAAGCTGTTGAGGCTGAAGAAAAGACAGAAGTGGTTAATACTGAGGCAGATGTAGCAGTTGATACAGAAGATGTAACTGAAGAGAATCCAGCTGAAGAGGCAGTTGAAGCTGAAGTTACAGACATCACAGATGAAGATGTGGAAGAGAAGACAGATGAGTCAATCTTAGATACAGTTTCGGATGTATTAGAAACTATAGTTGATACTATCACAGATGTATTTGCACCAATGGAAGTAAAGGCAGCTGATTACAAGCTCTTCGCTGATGACATAAAGGTTAGCATCAACAATGGCGCTGACTATAGCATTGATGATGCAAGAGCATTATTCACAGCAGTAAGACCAAGTGCAGAGCAGTTGAAGCAGGGGGAGGCAGATGAACCAATCCCAGAGCCAGAGCCAACAGATGAGCCTAAGGAAGAGCCAACTCCTGCACCAACACCAGTGCCAACTCCAGCAGTAGATGATAAACCTGTTATTGATGAGCCTACTCAAAAAGAAGAGCCAGCGCAGGAGAGTAAGCCTCAAACTGAGAAGAAGACTAATACTTCTCAGCCTAGCAGCTCAGGTTCATCAAGCTCTAGCCAACAGTCATCACAGTCTAGTCAGACTACACAGGTTACTCAGGCAACCACAGCTGATACAACTGCAATAGCTGAAACTCCAGTTCCACAGGGAACAGAGCTTAAGACAGCTAGTACTACAAAGAAATCAACTGGTACCAAGACAAAGAAGTCAACAGCTACTAAATCAGAAGAATCTGAGAAGACAGAGGAAGCTGAGGATGTAATCGAAGCAGAGACAAAGGATTTGGAGACAGAGAAAGTTACTACAGAGGAACCAAAGGAGGAAGTGGTTGAAGAGACAACTCCTCAGGAGGACTCAGTAGAAATCCCAGATGAAGAGGTAGCCGAAGCAGGTAACCAGGAAATCTCTAATGGCAATGGAGTAATGATTTTTGTAATCATGGTTGCGATTGCTGCAGCAGCGGCAGCAGGCGTATTCTTTGTTAGAAAAAGAGATTAA
- a CDS encoding DNA polymerase Y family protein — MSDCLIFHIDVNSAFVSWSAVEQLHNGGPDLREIPSIVGGDPNSRTGIVAAKSIPAKKYGITTGEPVSMALRKCPNLVIARSNFDWYVKCSRAFKAICQEYTPTMQSFSIDEVFLDMSGMHLIYPDPIKTAYEIKDRIKNELGFTVNVGIAENKLCAKMASDFEKPDKVHTLFPDEIAKKMWPLPVGELFTCGKASAARLNSYNIKTIGALANTSLEQLMLIFSERGAIHFHNYANGIDDSPVIDEPEDAKGYSAETTVEDDLVDLESINRILLAQADIVAARMRADEGKCRCVGVTFRNLDFVNKSHQKKLPDSTDVTDVIFKTAKELIRESWHGEPLRLIGLSLTDIDRDGFEQLSLFEDTDKEKRKALDSTLDLIRGKFGNAAIQRASTIDTSGRINRKFKAEQNNDIENNKGHL, encoded by the coding sequence ATGAGTGATTGCCTTATTTTTCACATTGATGTAAATAGTGCGTTTGTTTCATGGTCCGCTGTTGAGCAATTGCATAACGGTGGGCCTGATTTGCGTGAAATACCATCAATCGTAGGTGGCGACCCAAATTCCAGAACGGGTATTGTTGCAGCCAAGTCCATCCCTGCGAAGAAATATGGAATAACCACTGGTGAACCAGTTAGCATGGCTCTCAGAAAATGCCCTAATCTTGTTATTGCAAGAAGCAATTTTGATTGGTATGTCAAATGCTCCAGAGCTTTTAAGGCAATATGCCAGGAGTATACTCCCACCATGCAGTCCTTTTCTATAGATGAAGTTTTCCTGGATATGTCCGGAATGCATCTTATCTATCCTGACCCAATAAAAACAGCCTATGAGATAAAGGACAGAATAAAAAACGAACTGGGCTTTACAGTTAATGTTGGCATTGCTGAAAACAAACTCTGTGCGAAGATGGCAAGTGATTTTGAGAAGCCTGACAAGGTTCACACGCTTTTCCCGGATGAAATTGCTAAAAAGATGTGGCCTCTACCAGTAGGCGAATTATTCACTTGCGGAAAGGCTTCGGCCGCCAGATTAAATAGCTATAATATTAAGACCATCGGCGCATTGGCTAATACTTCCTTGGAACAGCTGATGCTGATATTCAGCGAGCGAGGGGCAATTCATTTTCATAACTACGCAAATGGAATCGACGATTCTCCCGTGATAGACGAGCCTGAGGATGCTAAGGGGTATTCCGCAGAAACAACTGTAGAAGATGATTTGGTTGATTTGGAAAGTATTAATAGAATCCTCTTGGCCCAAGCAGACATTGTTGCAGCCAGAATGAGGGCAGATGAAGGAAAATGCCGTTGTGTCGGGGTTACATTTAGAAATCTTGATTTTGTAAACAAATCTCACCAAAAAAAATTGCCAGATTCTACAGACGTAACAGATGTGATTTTTAAAACTGCAAAGGAACTCATTCGAGAAAGCTGGCATGGTGAACCACTGCGACTTATAGGGCTTTCTTTGACAGACATTGATAGAGATGGTTTTGAGCAGCTGTCCCTTTTTGAAGACACTGATAAAGAGAAGCGAAAAGCTTTAGATTCAACCCTTGATTTAATACGCGGCAAGTTTGGAAATGCCGCTATTCAAAGGGCTAGCACCATTGATACTTCAGGGCGAATCAATCGAAAATTCAAGGCAGAACAGAATAATGATATAGAAAATAATAAGGGCCATCTCTGA